One part of the Dyadobacter sp. 676 genome encodes these proteins:
- the mdh gene encoding malate dehydrogenase has translation MKITVVGAGAVGATTADNIIRRELAEEVVLLDIKEGVSEGKSLDMYQTAALLGFNTRPVGSTNDYEKTKGSDVVVITSGLPRKPGMTREELIGINAGIVKGVTENLLKYSPKAIVIVVSNPMDTMTYLALKDSGIPKKRLIGMGGALDSARFKTYLAMAMDVSPLDIHGMVIGGHGDTTMIPLTRLATYNGIPVSRFLSADQLEKVAADTMVGGATLTKLIGTSAWYAPGAATAMLVESIVRNQKRIVPCSVYLNGEYGQKDICMGVPVVLGRGGWEKIINLRLSDAEKAAFEKSAEAVRSMNAALNLA, from the coding sequence ATGAAGATTACTGTTGTAGGTGCGGGTGCGGTAGGCGCAACCACTGCCGATAATATCATTCGTCGTGAGCTGGCAGAAGAAGTGGTGTTGCTGGATATCAAGGAGGGCGTCAGCGAAGGAAAGTCGCTGGACATGTACCAGACGGCCGCCTTGCTGGGGTTCAATACCAGGCCCGTCGGATCAACCAATGACTACGAAAAAACCAAAGGCTCGGATGTGGTTGTGATCACTTCGGGGCTGCCCCGTAAGCCCGGAATGACACGCGAAGAGCTGATCGGCATCAATGCAGGAATCGTAAAGGGAGTTACAGAAAATCTTTTGAAATATTCGCCGAAAGCGATCGTAATCGTAGTTTCCAACCCTATGGACACTATGACTTACCTGGCATTGAAAGATTCCGGTATTCCTAAAAAACGCCTGATCGGGATGGGGGGCGCATTGGATAGCGCGCGCTTCAAAACCTACCTGGCCATGGCCATGGACGTTTCACCGCTCGATATTCACGGGATGGTAATCGGCGGCCACGGCGACACGACTATGATCCCGTTAACCCGGTTGGCTACTTACAACGGAATCCCCGTAAGCCGCTTTCTCTCCGCCGACCAGCTCGAAAAAGTAGCTGCCGACACCATGGTAGGCGGCGCTACACTGACCAAGCTCATCGGAACGTCGGCCTGGTACGCGCCCGGTGCCGCTACCGCCATGCTGGTCGAGAGCATCGTGCGTAACCAGAAACGCATTGTGCCTTGCAGCGTTTATCTGAATGGCGAATACGGCCAGAAGGATATTTGTATGGGAGTGCCCGTAGTTCTGGGCCGTGGCGGCTGGGAAAAGATCATCAATCTCCGCCTGAGCGATGCAGAAAAAGCTGCGTTTGAAAAGTCAGCGGAGGCCGTTCGTTCGATGAATGCGGCTTTGAACCTGGCATAG
- a CDS encoding twin-arginine translocase TatA/TatE family subunit, protein MESITVLGIMGLGGQEIFLVALFVLLFFGAKKIPELMRGLGQGINEFKNATKDVKENIEKSMEDPK, encoded by the coding sequence ATGGAATCAATAACCGTTTTGGGAATTATGGGGTTGGGCGGACAGGAGATCTTCCTGGTTGCTCTGTTCGTGTTGCTTTTCTTCGGAGCAAAGAAAATCCCAGAACTTATGCGCGGTTTGGGGCAAGGTATCAATGAGTTCAAGAACGCTACTAAAGACGTTAAGGAAAATATTGAAAAAAGCATGGAAGACCCCAAATAA
- a CDS encoding YkvA family protein, with protein MFELLRQVVGKLQTVGVKENLAEFQTSVQLLIRMVKAYASGEYKQLPWKSLVSIVAVLIYFVSPIDLIPDFLPVIGISDDVALVVWLIKTLGDDIRKFADWEKATRTINIG; from the coding sequence TTGTTTGAGCTCCTCCGGCAGGTGGTCGGCAAGCTGCAGACCGTCGGCGTGAAGGAAAACCTCGCCGAATTTCAGACGAGCGTCCAGCTGCTGATCCGGATGGTGAAGGCCTACGCTTCCGGCGAATATAAACAGCTTCCGTGGAAAAGTCTGGTATCGATAGTCGCTGTGCTCATTTATTTCGTATCTCCCATAGACCTTATTCCTGACTTCCTGCCGGTTATCGGAATTTCCGACGACGTGGCACTGGTGGTATGGCTCATCAAGACGTTGGGCGACGATATCCGGAAGTTCGCGGATTGGGAGAAGGCTACCAGGACAATTAATATCGGATAA